One window of the Luteolibacter sp. Y139 genome contains the following:
- a CDS encoding bifunctional rhamnulose-1-phosphate aldolase/short-chain dehydrogenase: MPSDFKNVNFSWDDAYAATLDPVERLVYRSNILGADQRITNTGGGNTSSKIVEKDPLWGASAEILWVKGSGGDLRTSKRENFSSLYQEKLIALQDVYAGRGAKGLKSQAEDEMVAMYFHTTFNLNPRASSIDTPLHSFLPGKHVDHMHPNAIIAIAASKNCEKLTQDIFGGTMAYVPWMRPGFELGLAMQEIAKKQPDVKAIMMGQHGFISWDDDDKVCYTRTLEFIEKAAAYIEGKYQAKGGDAKAFGGQKYLTLPEEQRHATLAAILPWLRGQVSQQKRFIGTVQDDIKILRFVNSADAPRLAELGTSCPDHFLRTKIKPLYVDWNPQAEDVAALKAKLKAGLDQYRKDYASYYEACKHANSPAMRDPNPTVVLIPGLGMIAWGKDKSESRVTAEFYNCAVEVMRGAEAIDEYISLPQQEAFDIEYWLLEEAKLQRMPAEKELARQIVVVIGAGSGIGKETAHRLVKEGAHIVCVDLNKEAAEATAKEITDKHGLGIGVAGSGISGCGPAIGLAANITDRASIRAMLDQVALAYGGFDHICVTAGIFVPSDTSGHIPDDKWALTFAINVSGSYYVADEAAKTWKEQGLRGNLVLTTSANAAVAKKGSLAYDTSKAAANHLVRELAIELSPLVRVNGVAPATVVQGSAMFPRDRVIGSLAKYNIPYTDDEATESLVTKLAQFYADRTLTKSPITPADQAEAYFLLVTNRLSKTTGQVITVDGGLHEAFLR, from the coding sequence ATGCCCTCTGACTTTAAAAATGTGAACTTCTCGTGGGATGATGCCTATGCAGCGACCCTCGATCCCGTCGAACGCCTCGTCTATCGGTCCAACATTCTGGGTGCGGACCAGCGCATCACGAACACCGGTGGCGGCAACACCTCCTCGAAGATCGTCGAGAAGGATCCACTGTGGGGTGCGAGCGCCGAGATCCTTTGGGTCAAAGGCTCGGGCGGCGACCTCCGCACTTCGAAGCGCGAGAACTTCTCCTCGCTCTACCAGGAGAAGCTGATCGCCCTGCAGGACGTGTATGCGGGCCGCGGCGCCAAGGGTCTCAAGTCGCAGGCCGAGGACGAGATGGTGGCGATGTATTTCCACACCACCTTCAATCTCAACCCACGCGCTTCCTCGATCGACACGCCGCTGCACAGCTTCCTGCCGGGCAAGCACGTGGATCACATGCATCCGAACGCGATCATCGCGATCGCCGCTTCGAAGAATTGCGAGAAGCTCACGCAGGACATTTTCGGTGGAACCATGGCCTATGTGCCGTGGATGCGCCCGGGCTTCGAGCTCGGCCTGGCGATGCAGGAGATCGCAAAGAAGCAGCCGGACGTGAAGGCGATCATGATGGGCCAGCACGGCTTCATCTCGTGGGATGACGACGACAAGGTCTGCTACACCCGCACGCTGGAATTCATCGAGAAGGCAGCGGCTTACATCGAAGGCAAGTATCAGGCGAAGGGTGGGGATGCTAAGGCCTTCGGTGGCCAGAAATATCTCACGCTTCCCGAAGAGCAGCGTCACGCGACGCTGGCTGCGATCCTGCCGTGGCTGCGTGGCCAGGTGTCCCAGCAGAAGCGCTTCATTGGCACCGTGCAGGACGACATCAAGATCCTGCGCTTCGTGAATTCGGCCGATGCTCCGCGTCTCGCCGAGCTTGGCACCTCGTGCCCGGATCACTTCCTGCGCACCAAGATCAAGCCGCTTTACGTCGATTGGAACCCGCAGGCCGAAGATGTCGCGGCGCTCAAGGCGAAGCTCAAGGCTGGCCTGGATCAATACCGCAAGGACTACGCGTCCTACTACGAGGCCTGCAAGCACGCCAACAGCCCGGCGATGCGCGATCCGAATCCGACCGTGGTGCTCATTCCCGGCCTCGGCATGATCGCATGGGGCAAGGACAAGTCCGAGAGCCGCGTCACCGCCGAGTTCTACAACTGCGCTGTCGAGGTGATGCGCGGTGCCGAGGCGATCGATGAATACATTTCCCTGCCGCAGCAGGAGGCTTTCGACATCGAGTATTGGCTGCTTGAAGAAGCGAAGCTCCAGCGCATGCCTGCCGAGAAGGAACTGGCGCGCCAGATCGTGGTCGTGATTGGTGCCGGTTCCGGCATCGGCAAGGAGACCGCTCATCGCCTGGTCAAGGAAGGCGCGCACATCGTTTGCGTGGACCTGAACAAGGAAGCCGCCGAAGCGACTGCCAAGGAGATCACCGACAAGCATGGTCTTGGCATCGGTGTCGCTGGTAGCGGGATTTCGGGTTGCGGACCGGCCATCGGGCTTGCTGCGAATATCACGGATCGCGCCAGCATTCGTGCGATGCTTGATCAGGTCGCGCTCGCCTATGGAGGCTTCGATCATATCTGCGTGACTGCCGGCATCTTCGTGCCGAGCGACACTTCCGGGCACATCCCGGATGACAAGTGGGCGCTCACCTTCGCGATCAATGTCAGCGGCTCTTACTACGTTGCCGATGAAGCGGCGAAGACGTGGAAGGAGCAGGGTCTGCGCGGCAATCTTGTGCTGACCACCAGCGCCAATGCTGCTGTCGCGAAGAAGGGCAGCCTTGCCTATGACACCTCGAAGGCCGCCGCGAACCACCTTGTGCGTGAGCTTGCCATCGAGTTGTCGCCGCTGGTGCGCGTCAATGGCGTCGCTCCCGCGACCGTGGTCCAAGGCTCCGCGATGTTCCCGCGCGACCGCGTTATCGGCTCGCTGGCGAAGTACAACATCCCCTACACGGATGACGAAGCCACCGAGTCGCTGGTAACCAAGCTGGCGCAGTTCTACGCGGATCGCACGCTGACCAAGTCCCCGATCACTCCGGCTGACCAGGCGGAAGCGTATTTCCTCCTCGTCACGAACCGTCTCAGCAAGACCACCGGCCAGGTCATCACGGTCGATGGCGGCCTCCACGAGGCCTTCCTGCGCTGA
- a CDS encoding peroxiredoxin family protein, protein MRFSILLASVLVAGSFSVHAGTPQQADGIRRSYEADFKGWVLKLHVAGSDAERKKVAEERPDAAAAAKRMWAAIQPNLAEPWTVEPAAWLLKISAGLVAPGENGMAKPLMGEAAIAIRAAVEKYHLADKNLAPMCLALVAAPDPASLALLEKVERQNPDKKVQGVAALGIAMLLKDLSDEPEVMRRRLTMLKKAIIESSDIEVNGVSVAKLAEDELYIIRFLSKGREAPDLTGTDSGGRPMKLSDYQGKTVVLLFWRSEDEGTEALCEMVKKIRTRFAGKPFEIVGVNRDPQAALRQLQASGTVDWPNFSDPDGKLTGEYRVGVWPLAYVLDGTRKIHYTGAMGSFVELTASAVMSDKK, encoded by the coding sequence ATGCGTTTTTCGATTCTCCTCGCGTCGGTGCTGGTCGCCGGCAGCTTTTCCGTCCATGCCGGGACTCCGCAGCAGGCGGATGGGATCCGCCGGTCCTACGAGGCGGATTTCAAGGGGTGGGTATTGAAGCTGCACGTCGCGGGGAGCGATGCAGAGCGCAAGAAGGTCGCCGAGGAGCGGCCGGACGCGGCCGCGGCGGCGAAGCGGATGTGGGCGGCGATCCAGCCGAATCTGGCCGAACCGTGGACCGTGGAGCCGGCGGCGTGGCTGCTGAAAATTTCCGCGGGGCTGGTGGCTCCGGGAGAGAATGGCATGGCCAAGCCGCTGATGGGCGAGGCAGCCATCGCAATCCGCGCTGCGGTGGAGAAATACCATTTGGCCGACAAGAATCTCGCTCCGATGTGCCTGGCCTTGGTCGCGGCACCGGATCCGGCGTCGCTGGCACTGCTGGAAAAGGTCGAGCGCCAGAATCCTGACAAAAAGGTGCAGGGCGTGGCCGCACTGGGAATCGCGATGTTGCTCAAGGACCTGAGCGACGAGCCGGAGGTGATGCGCCGCCGATTGACGATGCTGAAGAAGGCGATCATCGAGAGCAGCGATATCGAGGTGAACGGGGTAAGCGTGGCGAAGTTGGCGGAGGATGAACTGTATATCATCCGCTTCCTCAGCAAGGGGCGCGAGGCTCCCGACCTGACGGGCACCGATTCCGGTGGTCGGCCGATGAAGCTTTCCGACTATCAGGGGAAGACCGTGGTGTTGCTCTTCTGGCGGTCCGAGGACGAGGGGACGGAGGCATTGTGCGAGATGGTGAAGAAGATTCGCACGCGCTTTGCGGGCAAGCCCTTCGAAATCGTGGGGGTGAATCGCGATCCGCAGGCAGCGCTCCGGCAGCTGCAGGCCTCAGGCACTGTGGATTGGCCGAACTTTTCCGATCCCGATGGCAAGCTGACGGGTGAGTATCGCGTGGGCGTGTGGCCTCTGGCCTACGTGCTCGATGGTACCCGCAAGATCCACTACACGGGAGCGATGGGCTCCTTCGTGGAGCTCACCGCATCGGCGGTGATGTCGGACAAGAAGTGA
- a CDS encoding rhamnulokinase — protein sequence MPVFLSIDLGAGSGRVIAGVSDLKTLQLEEIHRFDNPGTDLPGGSYWNIVGLFRDIVEGLRRAVEKYGKDIVAIGIDTWGCDFGLLDGHGRLLGMPHQYRDARHEGMPAVMHAKLSEAEIYSLTGITTNFYNSSLHLLAEEQVASPALAAADTLLFIPDLLAFWLCGVQAVERTIASTSQLLDAGTGDWAWGVIETLGLPRRIFGKIVSPGTVLGPIRKEVARQIGMEGIPVVASASHDTASAVAGIPMEGDDALWLSSGTWSIMGLERKDPIRTPQAFAARCCNELGVENSVRFLKNIAGLWLIQECKRQWTLDGESISYGEMAKLAEAAPAFTAFIDPDDPVFAAPGEMPTKIRAWCERTGQAVPKDKGTILRVASESLALKYRVVFENFCALADKRFEQLHAGGGGIQNAFLAQATADALGIDVIAGPIEATSCGNIVVQMIATGHLPDLAAARHLIRESFEFQNYAPKNGDEWQGAYERFKAFIGR from the coding sequence ATGCCCGTCTTCCTCTCCATCGACCTCGGGGCCGGCAGCGGCCGCGTCATCGCCGGCGTCTCCGACCTGAAAACCCTCCAACTCGAGGAAATCCACCGCTTTGACAATCCTGGCACCGACCTGCCCGGCGGCTCGTATTGGAACATCGTCGGTCTCTTCCGCGATATCGTCGAAGGCCTGCGTCGTGCCGTGGAAAAATACGGCAAGGACATCGTCGCCATCGGCATCGATACCTGGGGCTGTGACTTCGGTCTGTTAGACGGACACGGCCGCCTGCTCGGCATGCCGCACCAATACCGCGATGCCCGTCACGAAGGCATGCCAGCCGTGATGCACGCCAAGCTCAGCGAAGCCGAGATCTACTCGCTCACCGGCATCACCACGAATTTCTACAACTCCTCCCTGCACCTGCTGGCCGAGGAACAAGTCGCGTCCCCCGCCCTCGCAGCGGCGGACACCTTGCTCTTCATCCCCGACCTGCTCGCCTTCTGGCTATGCGGCGTGCAGGCAGTCGAGCGGACCATCGCCTCCACCTCGCAGCTTCTCGATGCCGGCACTGGTGATTGGGCCTGGGGCGTGATCGAGACGCTCGGGTTGCCGAGGCGCATCTTTGGGAAAATCGTCTCGCCTGGCACCGTCCTCGGCCCGATCCGCAAGGAGGTCGCCCGCCAGATCGGAATGGAAGGTATTCCCGTCGTCGCCAGCGCCTCGCACGATACCGCCTCGGCGGTGGCCGGCATCCCGATGGAAGGCGATGACGCCCTTTGGCTCTCGTCCGGCACATGGTCGATCATGGGCCTTGAGCGAAAGGATCCGATCCGCACCCCTCAGGCCTTTGCTGCGCGCTGCTGCAATGAACTCGGCGTGGAGAACTCCGTGCGCTTCCTCAAGAACATTGCCGGACTCTGGCTCATCCAGGAGTGCAAGCGCCAGTGGACACTGGATGGCGAAAGCATCTCCTACGGCGAAATGGCCAAGCTCGCCGAAGCCGCACCAGCCTTCACCGCCTTCATCGACCCGGATGACCCCGTCTTCGCCGCACCCGGTGAAATGCCAACGAAGATCCGCGCATGGTGTGAACGCACCGGCCAAGCCGTGCCAAAGGACAAAGGCACTATCCTCCGCGTCGCCTCCGAATCGCTGGCACTGAAGTATCGCGTCGTCTTCGAGAATTTTTGTGCTCTCGCCGACAAACGCTTTGAGCAGCTCCACGCCGGAGGTGGCGGCATTCAGAACGCGTTCCTCGCGCAAGCCACCGCCGATGCGCTCGGCATCGACGTCATCGCCGGCCCGATCGAGGCAACTTCATGCGGCAACATCGTCGTCCAGATGATCGCCACCGGCCACTTGCCCGACCTTGCCGCCGCCCGTCATTTGATTCGCGAGTCATTCGAGTTCCAAAATTATGCACCGAAAAATGGGGACGAATGGCAAGGCGCATACGAGCGATTCAAAGCGTTCATCGGACGCTGA
- a CDS encoding DeoR/GlpR family DNA-binding transcription regulator produces MLAAERQRQILDRVRRDGTVRTAELAKDFAVTEETIRRDLDYLGRRGHVRRTHGGAMDASAPLGELSQSEREARKLEEKIEIAREAVRIIGPGETILLDASTTALELAGHLPENMPVRVVTYSLAVIERLAGRGDLELVQLGGIYEARGRRFSGMVTESALRLLKIDRFFFSGAGLDPIQGISEPNPEQARLKRMMIEISSWNGALLDHSKLGIKANHFFATPSDLDVVITDRESKAYAKGQLKSVPYELRFAR; encoded by the coding sequence ATGCTCGCCGCCGAACGCCAACGCCAGATTCTCGACCGTGTCCGCCGTGACGGCACTGTCCGAACGGCAGAGCTGGCAAAGGACTTTGCCGTGACCGAGGAGACGATCCGCCGTGACCTCGACTACCTCGGCCGCCGCGGCCATGTGCGCCGCACCCATGGCGGCGCCATGGATGCCTCCGCCCCGCTCGGCGAGCTCTCCCAGAGCGAGCGCGAAGCCCGCAAGCTGGAGGAAAAGATCGAGATCGCCCGTGAGGCGGTGCGGATCATCGGACCGGGCGAGACGATCCTGTTAGACGCGTCCACCACCGCGCTGGAGCTGGCTGGCCACCTGCCGGAAAACATGCCGGTGCGGGTCGTGACCTACTCGCTTGCGGTGATCGAACGTCTCGCTGGCAGAGGCGATCTCGAGCTGGTCCAGCTCGGCGGCATCTACGAAGCCCGCGGCCGGCGCTTCTCCGGCATGGTCACGGAATCAGCGCTCCGCCTCCTTAAAATCGATCGCTTTTTCTTCTCCGGTGCAGGACTCGATCCCATCCAGGGCATCAGCGAACCGAATCCCGAACAAGCGCGGCTCAAGCGCATGATGATCGAGATCTCCTCGTGGAACGGCGCCCTGCTCGACCACTCGAAACTCGGCATCAAGGCCAATCACTTCTTCGCCACGCCTTCCGACCTCGATGTGGTCATCACCGACCGCGAGTCAAAGGCCTACGCCAAGGGCCAACTCAAGAGCGTCCCCTACGAACTCCGCTTCGCCCGGTGA